GATCGCGAGGCCGTTCTCGGGGACCTCCTCGTAGTCGTTCAACTCGCTGCGAACGGTCTCGAGAGCGTCGGTCAGGGGCTCCGGGAACGACTGTTCGTCGAGTTGCGTCGCTTCGGCGTAGTCGGTTTCGACCGGCTGGCGGGCTTCGCCGATCGATTCGTCGGGCGGGACGGCGAGCGTCACGAGGATATCGCGGTCGGCGTCGGCCGACGAGAGACGGTCGAGTCGGTCGTGGAGTTCGTAGTTTGCCATCGACATACTAGCTGAGCACGTCGATACACCGGCAGAGCCCGTCACCGGTGATCGACAGGTACGGACGGTAGGCCGGGGCCGGAGTTGAGAAATCGGCTGGCGTGCTCAAGTACGAGTCACCTCGAGCGTTTCGAGAAAGCGGCCGACGGCGGGGGCTGCTGAGGACGGCGGACAGAACCGGTTAGTCCGAGCGGTAGCCGCGCGGCTCCTCCTCGATCGGGGGGCGGTCGTCGTCGCCCGATTTCCCGGACCCGATCGGCACGTCGAACGTGAGGCCGGGCAGCCGCGAGCGGACGGCGATCGATTCGCTGCCCAGCACCGCGAAGCCGGCGAAGATCGTCAGGAAGCCGACGGCGGCCGACGGCGCAATGTGCTCGCCGAGCAGGGCCCAGCCACCCAGCGTCGAGACGGCCGGCACGACGTAGAAGATCAGATTCGCGCGGATCGCGCCGGTCGAATCGAGCAGGGCGAAGTAGGCGATGTACGCGAGGACGCCGGCGAAGACGCTGACGTACGCCAGCGCCGCGATCGCACCGGGGGTCCACGCGATCGACGCGGCCGACTCACCGGCCAGCGCCGAGAACCCGTGCGAGAGCGCGGCGGCGAGGGGCAGTCCCCACGCGATCCGAACCGTGCTCGAGACGGTCGCGTCGGCCCGGCGGATGAGGACGGCGCCCAACGCGGCGCTGATCGCACCGGCGAACAGAATCGCCTTGCCGACGGCGTCGCCGCCGAGCAG
This portion of the Halopiger aswanensis genome encodes:
- a CDS encoding DMT family transporter — protein: MDVDRRTAAFFVLSSLFFGGTFVAAKAGLEFFPPLLFVALRFDVAAALMAAYVAVTVSREDLLPTTRGDALGIVATGVFVIGLSNSLLFVGQQYATSAVGAIVFSLNPILTPVFAAVLLSNERLSARGAIGMVLGLLGVVLVVSPDPANLLGGDAVGKAILFAGAISAALGAVLIRRADATVSSTVRIAWGLPLAAALSHGFSALAGESAASIAWTPGAIAALAYVSVFAGVLAYIAYFALLDSTGAIRANLIFYVVPAVSTLGGWALLGEHIAPSAAVGFLTIFAGFAVLGSESIAVRSRLPGLTFDVPIGSGKSGDDDRPPIEEEPRGYRSD